In the genome of Gadus chalcogrammus isolate NIFS_2021 chromosome 21, NIFS_Gcha_1.0, whole genome shotgun sequence, one region contains:
- the LOC130374135 gene encoding snake venom 5'-nucleotidase-like — translation MVAPRGTRRTLPLLCLLVVCLDRTLAWDLVLLHTNDVHARMEPTSSESGKCAPAKAPCFAGVARRSWQVNEIRNREKNVLLLDAGDQFQGSVWFNFYKGAEAAFFMNRLRYDAMALGNHEFDNGVEGLVKPFLEDVRFPVLSANLNAILAPKLDGHFEPYKILRVDGQKVGIVGYTSQETPSLSQPGPNLVFGEEVAAVQLQVDKLLTLGVNKIIALGHSGFTKDQEIARKVRGLDVVIGGHTNTFLYTGPPPSTEVPAGDYPFLVQSDHGGTVPVVQAYAFGKYLGYLKLTFDQEGNVKEAKGNPILLDSNVPEDASVAAEVATWRQNLTVYSSKTVGKTLVFLNGTFEECRFRECNLGNLICDAMIHNNIKYADELQWNHVAACILNGGSVRTSIDERSADGDITVEDLLAVMPFGGTFDLVQLSGATLLSAFEHAVRRYGLSTGEFLQVSGIRVVYDLSRPPGARVRSLRVLCTECRVPRYEPVDRGALYRVVLPSYLVAGGDGFSMIRDQNVKHDSGDLDISVLVNYISVRQKVHPSLEDRISFYKSSGGRVPGPATPLLVTLLGLVWALYGGL, via the exons ATGGTCGCTCCGCGGGGGACCAGGAGGACTCTCCCGCTGCTCTGCCTCCTCGTGGTCTGCCTGGACCGGACTCTGGCCTGGGACCTAGTCCTGCTGCACACCAACGACGTCCACGCCCGGATGGAGCCGACGAGCAGCGAATCGGGGAAGTGCGCCCCCGCCAAGGCTCCATGCTTCGCCGGGGTAGCGCGGAGGTCCTGGCAGGTGAACGAGATCCGGAACCGCGAGAAGAACGTTCTCCTGCTGGACGCCGGGGACCAGTTCCAGGGGAGCGTCTGGTTCAACTTCTACAAGGGCGCCGAGGCGGCTTTCTTCATGAACCGTCTGCGGTACGACGCGATG GCGCTGGGGAACCACGAGTTTGACAACGGCGTGGAGGGTCTGGTGAAGCCCTTTCTGGAGGACGTGCGGTTCCCCGTGCTCAGCGCCAACCTAAACGCCATCTTGGCGCCGAAGCTAGACGGCCACTTCGAGCCCTACAAGATCCTGAGGGTGGACGGGCAGAAGGTGGGCATCGTGGGCTACACCTCCCAGgagaccccctccctctcccagccag GACCCAACCTGGTGTTCGGGGAGGAGGTGGCCGCGGTCCAGCTGCAGGTAGACAAGCTGCTGACCCTGGGGGTCAACAAGATCATCGCCCTGGGTCACTCGGGCTTCACCAAAGACCAGGAGATCGCCAGGAAGGTCCGCGGGTTGGACGTGGTGATCgggggacacacaaacaccttcctgtacacag GGCCCCCCCCGTCCACTGAGGTCCCGGCGGGGGACTATCCCTTCCTGGTGCAGTCCGACCACGGCGGGACCGTCCCGGTGGTGCAGGCCTACGCCTTCGGGAAGTACCTGGGCTACCTGAAGCTGACCTTCGACCAGGAGGGGAATGTGAAGGAGGCCAAAGGGAACCCCATCCTACTGGACAGCAACGTTCCTGAAG ATGCGTCGGTGGCGGCCGAGGTGGCGACCTGGAGGCAGAACCTGACCGTGTACTCGTCCAAGACGGTGGGGAAGACGCTGGTGTTCCTGAACGGGACCTTCGAGGAATGCCGCTTCCGGGAGTGCAACCTGGGGAACCTCATCTGTGACGCCATG ATCCACAACAACATCAAGTACGCAGACGAGCTCCAGTGGAACCATGTGGCGGCCTGCATCCTGAACGGGGGGTCGGTGAGGACCTCCATCGACGAGAGGAGCGCCGACG GGGACATCACGGTGGAGGACCTGCTTGCGGTGATGCCGTTCGGCGGGACCTTTGACCTGGTGCAGCTGAGCGGCGCCACGCTCCTCAGCGCCTTCGAGCACGCCGTGCGGCGCTATGGACTGTCCACCGGGGAGTTCCTGCAGGTGTCCG ggaTCCGGGTGGTGTACGACCTGTCCCGCCCCCCCGGCGCGCGCGTCCGCAGCCTGCGGGTGCTCTGCACCGAGTGCCGGGTGCCGCGCTACGAGCCGGTGGACCGGGGGGCGCTGTACAGGGTGGTGCTGCCCTCCTACCTGGTCGCCGGGGGCGACGGCTTCTCCATGATCCGAGACCAGAACGTCAAGCACGACTCGG